The nucleotide sequence TACACAATGGAGATACTAGAAGAAAAGGAATATGCTGCAATGCCCCGAATCGGTGATCTTGCACCAGCTTTCAAAGCAATTACAACACAAGGAGAAATTAACTTTCCCAGTGACTATAAAGGGAATTGGGTTATTTTTTTTAGTCATCCTGCGGACTTCACTCCCGTATGCACCTCTGAATTTATGACCTTCGCCTCCATGGAAGATAAGTTCGAAAAAGCAAATTGTAAGCTTGTCGGGCTCTCTGTTGATGGCTTGTATAGTCACATTGCATGGCTAAGAACCATACAAGAAAAGATCAAATTCAAAGGTATGGAAAATATTGAAGTCAAGTTTCCTTTGATTGAGGACATCTCCATGGAGATTGCAAAAAAATATGGAATGATCCAACCAAATGAAGACACCACCAAGGCAGTACGGGCTGTATTTTTCATTGATCCTACAGGAATTATTAGGGCCATTATTTACTATCCTCTCAGTCTAGGAAGAAACTTCGATGAACTATACCGAGTGTTAATTGGCTTGAAAACATCAGATGAATTTGATGTAGCTACTCCTGCAGATTGGGTTCCAGGTGATCATGTAATAATTCCTCCTGCAGGATCATGTGGAGTTGCAAAAGGTAGAATGGATGGACAAGAGGAAGGCCTAGATTGTAAGGATTGGTTTTTCTGTACCAAGGAACTAGACAAAAAAACTATCCTCGAAAAGGTCTTACGATTAGAGAGTTAATAAAAATAGATTGGCATTGTTCAGGTGAACTTAAATTAGAAACAACTCGACAGACAAAACAAAAAAAGCCCCATACGTATCGTATGAGGCCACAAGTGTGATTGCACAGGGACTCGAACCCCGAACCTGCTGCTTAGAAGGCAGCTGCTCTATCCAGTTGAGCTATGCAACCATGATATTTTGTTGCGGAGAGAGGGATTATTTCATGATCCCCTTTTGGGGGAGATGAAACAAAATGCTGATACTACGTATCAAACTAACCTCCGTAAATCCTTATTCAAGTAAACTTGATCCGGATTTTCTCCAGTTACTGCTTTCGCAGCATTTTGTTGCGGAGAGAGGGGGATTCGAACCCCCGGTACGATTTCTCGCACGCATGTTTAGCAAACATGTGGTTTCAGCCACTCACCCACCTCTCCGTGGCATTAGCTAATGCTCTTTTAAGGCCAACATTATGACCAAAAACCCCTTTCAAAAACATCTTCTAAAGAAGGTTTCCTCTGAAAAGGAGTGCAAATATAAAAGTAACCTTCAAAAATCCATTTCGTTGACCCAATTCTTTAGTAATTTTCTTTTGCAATGAACAGAACTCAAATTTTATTAGCTCTCGTAATACTCAGTTTTATAG is from Marinobacter alexandrii and encodes:
- a CDS encoding peroxiredoxin; this translates as MEILEEKEYAAMPRIGDLAPAFKAITTQGEINFPSDYKGNWVIFFSHPADFTPVCTSEFMTFASMEDKFEKANCKLVGLSVDGLYSHIAWLRTIQEKIKFKGMENIEVKFPLIEDISMEIAKKYGMIQPNEDTTKAVRAVFFIDPTGIIRAIIYYPLSLGRNFDELYRVLIGLKTSDEFDVATPADWVPGDHVIIPPAGSCGVAKGRMDGQEEGLDCKDWFFCTKELDKKTILEKVLRLES